From the Solanum stenotomum isolate F172 chromosome 4, ASM1918654v1, whole genome shotgun sequence genome, one window contains:
- the LOC125863002 gene encoding gamma aminobutyrate transaminase 3, chloroplastic yields MAKITNLIGSGIVAATNQVGPHVKHISAVSNLQKQIVSDQIQVRWSSTETSLKNDISATDVRGYKGHDMLAPFTAGWHTTDLEPLVIQKSEGSYVYDVNGKKYLDALAGLWCTSLGGNEPRLVAAATKQLNELPFYHSFWNRSTKPSLDLAKELLDLFTANKMAKAFFTNSGSEANDTQVKLVWYYNNALGRPDKKKFIARTKSYHGSTLISASLSGLPALHQQFDLPAPFVLHTDCPHYWRFHQPGETEEEFSTRLANNLENLILKEGPETIAAFIAEPVMGAGGVIPPPATYFEKIQAVLKKYDILVIADEVICGFGRLGTMFGCDKYNIKPDLVSVAKALSSGYMPIGAVLVSPEVSDVIYSQSNKLGTFSHGFTYSGHPVSCAVALETLKIYKERNIVEQVNRISPKFQESLKVFSDSPIIGEIRGTGLLHGTEFTDNKSPNDPFPPEWGIGAYFGAQCEKHGVLVRVAGDNIMMSPPYILSLEEIDELIIKYGKALKDTENRVEELKSQKK; encoded by the exons ATGGCCAAGATTACTAATTTAATTGGATCTGGAATTGTAGCAGCCACCAATCAG GTTGGTCCTCATGTAAAGCATATCTCTGCTGTTAGCAATTTGCAGAAACAAATCGTTAGTGATCAAATACAGGTCAGATGGAGTAGCACTGAGACATCTTTGAAGAATGACATTTCAGCAACTGATGTTAGAGG ATATAAGGGGCATGATATGTTGGCACCCTTCACTGCAGGATGGCATACTACTGATTTGGAACCTTTAGTCATACAAAAATCCGAG GGTTCTTATGTCTATGACGTTAACGGGAAGAAGTACCTCGATGCTCTAGCTGGTTTGTGGTGCACATCTTTAG GTGGAAATGAGCCTCGTCTTGTTGCAGCCGCAACTAAACAACTCAACGAGTTGCCCTTTTACCATTCATTTTGGAACCGTAGCACAAAACCTTCTTTG GATCTCGCGAAGGAACTCCTAGATCTGTTTACTGCAAATAAAATGGCGAAGGCTTTCTTCACAAACAGCGGATCAGAAGCCAATGACACACAG GTGAAACTGGTATGGTATTACAACAATGCACTCGGGAGGCCAgacaaaaagaaatttattgCTCGAACAAAATC ATACCACGGATCAACTCTCATTTCCGCCAGTCTCTCTGG TCTTCCTGCCTTACATCAACAATTCGATCTACCAGCTCCGTTTGTTCTGCACACTGACTGTCCTCATTATTGGCGCTTTCATCAGCCAG GTGAGACGGAAGAGGAGTTCTCGACAAGATTGGCGAATAATTTGGAAAATCTCATACTCAAAGAGGGACCTGAAACA ATAGCTGCTTTCATTGCGGAACCAGTCATGGGGGCAGGAGGTGTCATACCTCCTCCCGCGACCTATTTTGAAAAG ATCCAAGCTGTACTAAAGAAGTACGACATTCTTGTCATCGCGGATGAGGTTATATGTGGATTTGGAAGGCTCGGGACAATGTTCGGATGTGATAAGTACAACATTAAACCTGATCTTGTCTCTGTAGCAAAG GCTCTTTCCTCCGGATATATGCCAATTGGGGCTGTCCTTGTAAGCCCAGAAGTTTCTGATGTCATATATTCTCAAAGCAACAAGCTCG GTACATTTTCCCATGGATTTACTTACTCGGGGCACCCTGTCTCGTGTGCAGTTGCCTTGGAAACACTGAAGATCTACAA GGAAAGAAATATTGTTGAGCAAGTAAACAGAATATCACCAAAGTTCCAAGAAAGTCTGAAAGTGTTTTCTGATAGTCCCATAATCGGGGAG ATAAGAGGAACTGGTTTGCTACATGGTACAGAGTTTACAGATAACAAATCTCCTAATGATCCTTTCCCTCCTGAATGGG GTATCGGTGCATATTTTGGAGCACAGTGTGAGAAGCATGGAGTGTTGGTACGCGTTGCTGGTGATAACATAATGATGTCTCCTCCCTACATTCTTAGTCTGGAAGAAATTGATGAG